Part of the Heptranchias perlo isolate sHepPer1 chromosome 20, sHepPer1.hap1, whole genome shotgun sequence genome is shown below.
atcttcaaatcgtgggatttaactggagctttaaaccagcgccagaggccgctcagccaggatactttccatcctacacttcaggagcgagttttacaggaatagaattactgcaagcaagaattctacccctgaagcaccaatgctcgcacggcagcaggaagcatgtgtccagttagaaacctgtctgaaggaacatgcagtctgacagagccggaagtccagcagattgactttcggtctgagcagatgttgagtctcctccttgagagagtttcgccaatccagctcagagtggtttaagaatcatgaattcgggtgtgactggagccacttgtgcaagatgaagtgtcgggggcagtttcacatccttgacggacattaatgatcctgttgcggttttggtgcaaaatttcacttcccagctcccgaactaaaatccaacgccgttgcaactcgaatccacaacctttgaatggcttatcaaaaaaaaacaagcagaagTCCAACACACTAGCCATTGCACCACAGGGTCAGTTGCCAAAGAAacccgaataaaaagaaagacgtgtttctccggtccaggggcaaagtaacaatggatgttattcaaaaaactgtcccctcgaatctgtctttatatatttttttgtaaagcttcgattttaaaagttataaaaagccgaaataaataaagtaaattatcagaatcgaatccgtgattaaGGCGTTACAACATACTCTAAGCAattgagttaaccggccgtactgacggtccatttgacattttaattaatttctgtacctgtacgctagttggtagcgctttctgtacttggactcctaaatctctctgctcctccacagttcctagtttctcaccatttagaaaacattctgatttatctttcttagatttaaattggatgatctcgctcaccccccattgaactatatttgccgcagttttgcccactcactgaatctatcaattcccacttttcaacttcctgcttcaatctgcatgacttattgcgtcaccagaaggctgcgtgttcaaatcacggggtaaccgttacttttcgagctgatcagattctggatcgttccgggatgaatattgtatctgctttttgtcaataaacagaaccttgctctaaagtctgcttccctggttctcaattttcaggaaggcgtctcattccgcCCTCGACTTTTGACATTGACCTGCggtccccaaatcgctccactTGAATCTCTAACGCTTTGGGTAGacgttcagtgcaaacaatcaggaatttaaaggcacctcaatgacctgcactttcttggaatgagttttgttcgccattgtattcgaccgtgaaatcgctcccggctttcatctcactgaagtgaagagtgtgaccgcgttacatctgtcagagtggaagtgacgagtttggggtcggtatgggtcgtttacaacttttgaaatctcaccaagcagcagagaaaaagaaacttagaatcaaattgtccctgtcagtgatgaattgaagtgaatatcgctccaagcagatctggacaactcgcagCGCAGcctcacaggagttccaaatccaccttctcgccactcggcaatcgcatgaactgaactttactctgacccagtgtcacccCGCTGAAATCGAGTTTGTCTCGGCCACACTTTTTCTGAACATCatggttactggtttaagagtgaaaactgccgtccgcttcactgtaagtgcaagagacaactttgtaaacaccgagtcgtgtcacagacctgctcgtcggacctgctcatttcatctcatctcattttcagcaaacctgaatattactggaatagagaatggcgaatcacagctcgataAATCAATCCTCTCTACCATTAGGGGACTGAGCCTTCCAACATACAGGCGTTTAATGGCAaagtgagtttaatgttcaggaataatagagcacagattttcggtcgtgcaaacttcacacactttattttggaaaagttaaCTGATAGCAGAGAGAATTTATtttgatcgctgcaacctgaatttttagttcGTTGAATCAGTAGTTCAACAGCAAACGTGcgctgtctctgtggcgcaatcggttagcgcgttcggttaTTAACCGAAAGTTTGGTGGTTTGATCCCACCCAAGGACAGTAGGGAAACTTTTATCTTCATGGTATCGCATTTCCTTgttctgatgtttgttttggctgcaaaacaaatgcccggtttcgatggccagctgagcacggccgatcttccaccatttgacctgtgattggcttcgcggaaatctgaattcttcttgatcgacaaggtccgaaggttgcaggagagccgcttcacgctgacatggatatttatgcagtggaaatgttacattccgttccctcatccatatCACATATTGTCCAAtttgatttcgacaagttgggtgagtgggcaacaacatggcagatgcagtataacgtggataaatgtgatgttatccactttggttgtaaaaataaagagagattgttatctgaatggtgatagattgggaagtgcaacgagacctgggtgtccttggacaccagtcgctgaaagcgagcattcaggtgcagcaagcggttaggaaggtgaatggtatgttggccttcattgcaagaggatttgagtacaggaacagggtcgtCTTACTGCAttgatacagggccttggtgaggccacaccaatatctggagtattgtgtgcagttttggtctctttatgtgaggaaggatgtccttgccatggagggagtgcaacgaaggtttaccagactgatatatattgtgactagctggggcacaagcagtgatccctgcggtaccccactggtcactgcctgccacccggaaaaagacccgttcattcctactctgtttcctgtctgtcaaccaattctcaatccatgccagtctattccccccaatcccatgtgcttaaaTTTTGCACGCGacatcttgtgtgggaccttatcaaaagccttctgaaaatccaagtacaccacatctactggttctcccctatctattctactagttacatcctcaaaaaactccagtagatttgttaagcatgatttccctttcacaaatctatgctgactttgtctaatcccattgatgccTTCCAAGCGTTCTGCattaacatcttttaaaatagacgagcattttccccacgactgatgttaggctaactggtcgtaattccctgttttttctctccctccctttttaaatggtggagttacatttgccaccttccaatctgtagaACCGTTgaggagtctatagaattttggtagATGATcacgaatgcatccactatttccagggccacttcgttTTGTACTCTGGGTTGGAGATTAGCAGACCCTGGGGATTTTTCAGCCTTTCGCCCCATTAATTtgccgagcactatttttttttaaactaatacttgtttccttcagtttgtccctcactaggcccttggttccctaacatttctggaaggttatttgtatcctcctttgtgaagacagaacaaaaAGTAtgagtttaattgttctgccatttctttgtttccaATTATAacttcccatttctgactgtaaggaacctacatttgtcttcactgatctttttctcttgacatttttatagaagcttttacagtcagtttttatgttccctgctagtttactctatctttcccctcttaatcaatctctttgtcctcctttgctgaattctaaactgctcccaatcctcaggcttgcggctttttctggcaattttatatgtctcctcttcggatctaatactatccctaatttcttttgcaagccacggttgagccatctttcctgttttatttttgcgccagacaggaatgaataattgttgtaattcgtgcacacgttctttaaatattagccattgcctccagaccgtcatcccttttagtaaagttccccaatctatcctggccaactcacacctcatactttcgtaatttcctttatttagattcaggaccctagtttcggattcaactacttcactctccatcttaatgaggaattctatcaagttatggttgctcttccttcagggaccccgcacaacaagattgttaattaatcctttctcagtgCACAATACCCATTCTAGGATcgtctgttctctagttggttcctcaacatattggtcgagaaatccatcacgtacacaatccaggaattcctcccccacagtattattgctaatttagcTTGACCAATCGatgtgtaaattaaagtcacccatgattatagttgtacccttcttgcatgcgtccctAATTTTcggtttaatgccctcccctacagcttggggggagggggcaatagacaacccccaccgacGCTTTCACCCCTTGGTGTTTTAGCTCCACCCATAGagattccacatcctgattttcgGAGGAAATATCCTTCcttactattgcattgatttcctcctttactcgcaacgctaccccacctcctttcccctttttgcctgtcgttcctaaatattgaatacccgtgGATGTTCAgtacccatccttggtcaccctgcaactatgtctccataatcgcaactatattaTACCCGTTAATATCGATCTGCATTTAatacatctaccttattgcgaatgctctgcaCATTAAGACAACGCCTTTAGACTGGTTTTGAAGATTGCTAgccatcttagtattattttacaCTGTGAGCCTATTTgttttttctgccttccactattgcttcttcccgttCTGTCTTGTTTCAACCTCCTCCGCCTCCCTGCTCAAATTCccatccccaacagcactagcaaacaccttcacgaggacatcggtcctggtcctgctccggcGTAGCCCATCCCacgtgtacaggtcccaccttccgcagaaccggtcccaatgtctcaGGAACTTAAatccctcccacaccatccctgcagccacatatTCATCTGGTCGATTCTCCTGTTCCAAAAGCTGGAGAGACCAGCAGCCAGCAGGCATGCTAGGAGAGCCCAACACTTCAGGCTTGGCAAACTGGTCAATCGATGCCCTCAGTGAACAGGTAATGCCAGAGTCATGGGCCCAGGACCAACCGACAGGTTCAGAGTTAGAGGCAAATGAACCAGTCATTCCTGCCCGACACCATTTTACGACAAACCCACCGCAACTTTGCCCCGGATCTCAATCcgaattgtgggggtgggggcaggggtaaTTGTTGGCTGCAGCCGTCGGATGCTGCACAAACAATTCTCAAACCAGGCACCAAGTTAACTCACTGCAAAGAGTAAAATCCAGCGAGCATTTGGAAGATAACACGAGACCTGCAATCATCTATAACAGGAGTTTATTATCCAACAGACATCTACAGTTCCATAGAGCTGCACTCGGAGCCCACCCTGCGGCCAGGCTCCATTTTCCACATAGCAACAGTCCCGACCAACAGGGCCAAGGAGAGCAGCGCTACCCCAATCGCCAATCCAGGAACACGGGAGGGTGAATCaacagcagcatctgtggggagaatcCAGGGTTAGATGGGCACCAGATACTCCATCACTAGACACAAGTGGAGCTTACTGCTTACCTTTCTCGTCCTGGTGGATTCGAGCAGCCAACCTCGCTTCACCTTCCAGGAAAAGGATGGGTCCATTTGCGGTCACCAAGACCCCAGACCGGTCATCGGCGCTTCTTCGCCTTTCTGGGGGACAAGGAGAACAAGAGACAGTTTATGGTGAATGATTAAATCTTCAGCTCTCTGCAAATCCTGAATCAGATGGCCTCATGCAAAAAACATCAAGGCCCTGGGTACCGGACTGAGTTTAGAGTTCCGGCTATAATTGCATCTGGTTCTCACCAAACCGATTCTCAGAAGGACGCGGCATCTGAGCAGAGTTTGCAATTGCTGCCGCCACAATGGCCAGTCTGGTGAAGAGACACTGTTTGATGCATTACTTTGACCCGCAGTTTCATGAGACTTTGACAATTGGCCAGGTGTCCGGCCCCGGGACATCCGTTCGGTTCCACCCTGAATTCCCGGTGTCAGAAAGGGGACAATTAGATGCTGGTTAAATGTTCTCCGAGGCCAAGGGTGGACTCTTCCGAACCGGATGTGGAACACACCCTTGCCAACAATGGGGATTCTGCTCCTCAGGGATCGGCAATTAGGACAGCTCAGCATCCGGGCAAGTAGCAACGAACCAAAAATACTTCATTCATCCCAGTTTAAGGATTAGAGCATCCTTCACAATTACTGACCTGGTGCAAGATGTGCTCAGACCCGCTGACCTAGAATGCTAGTCTAATGGAAACCGGCACCGAATGGAACGGGACAAGTTCCCAGATCCGGGACACTCAGCAAGTGGCCgagcactgggcacagggtgAGGGAGCCCCATGTCCAGATGTCCCACATCCACCCCTCCCAATCAGGGTTTAGTTTCTATTCAGATCACAGGTACTTACTGGAGCTGCAGGGAGCCGTGCAGTTCTCTCGGGTGAAAGGGTAGCAAACCTCAGCACTACAGTGGAAATAAACCTGCAAAGGGACAGTGCGGTATGGTCAATCCCACAAGTTACAGTCAGATTAATGCTTCTACAGTCAACCGACCAACAGAGGCCTGCTCACTTATTAAGAGCCAGGGAACAAGTGATACCAAGTGACGGGGAAAGAAGCACTGAAGGAAACTCACCTCTCCGGTCAGAGCCCGGCCCGAAACTCGGTCCCAGAAAGCGAACGTGCTGACTACAAAACGATTATGGTGAGTTGGGAACCGCAAATGGGAAGCAGCGTTTACTGGTATGAGGCGGGTTTTGTAGTTATCACCAGCAAAGGGGCacctggaacagagacagaggggcGTCACGGGGAGAGGAGACCTCCAATAGATGGCCACACGGTTATAGGTTTACATCAACCCAATTATTCCGGAGAATGGACCAAAATGTCACTTTCGAAGGAATATTTCCCCAATCACTAACCCGGACTGAAGTAATGATTTCTGTATTAATCCCCGCCCATGtcgccccctccccaatccccacactgcctcAAGCCCCCTCACTCGATCCCTTACCTGCCCACCAGGAGGTCCCATCGGAGCCCCGAATACGGCTCGGGGGTTGGGGTCGCCCAGCAGTCATTGAGCACCAGCACAAGGGACGGATCGTTCCGGTTCAGGACACGAACCTCCACAAACACGGGGTCCCGGAGCACACTCGGGATCGGGTAGTCACTGGCCACGTACCAGCTCCGGTAGCcaccatctggaaagagaaagatGAATGGCGGGCACTATTTGGAGAGAGACTGAATTTGGACACTACTATCAGCGAGCACTCGTTACCTCTCGCTAGTCTCAGCTCCAGAAGCAGGATCCCGGCCTCAGTGGCTGGCAGTGGCGGAGAAAGGGTGTAAACTCTGGGCTTCACCAGCAGATCAGACTCCTGGCTTCCCTTGTAACTGCACTGAACATGGAGCCTGCAAGAGAACGGACACGGCTGGAGAATTcagctcctcactgtctctacccgCTGAATGTGCTCCTATTCTCACCTGAAAGGGCTGTCCCGGGTCACCGATCCCAAAGCGCCATCCAAGATCTCAAACTCACCCAACACATCCGTTTCATACAGGATGTTCACGCCGTCCAGCTACAAGAGACAGAAAACCATCAGTCCCGAACTGAGCCATTGACGGGACTCCCAGCCCGCAATACCTACCCGCTGAGTAGCGCCACATTCAGTGACTGCGAACTGAAAGAGCACAGTGTCTGCAGAGGCCACGGTTGGACTGCACTCAGCTCCGTCTCCATCCTTCAGATGGAGGGTTGTTAGGTTTACAGGAGGCAGCGTCAAATCCTTGGAGATCGCGATCAGGACCCGCCCATCCTTGGTGCAGACTGCAAGAGAGGCAATGGAAGGCGGTTAGTTGCCCCACGGGGAGGGTCAAGGGAACCGTTACCGGGAGGGGGACAAACCCCATCCACGTTTCAGTTTCTATCCCACCCCATTATCTGTCTAATGGAGACCAGTGGAACAACTACAGCTCATCACCGCGCTGCTTGGACTTAAATTGCCCGCATCTCCGATAGAAATCAAATATCAAATCCAAATGGTCAGTGGCAGCAGGGGCCGGAGCTCGATCACTCTGCCCTTCCTCAGTGTGACTCCCAAGTTATCGAGCAACAGTAGAATGATTCGAACTGCAGATATTTGGTCAAAGGGCGATTAACTATTGCCTTTTCTGTATCTGATTAACAgccaccccccaatcccaccatcaAATGTACTCTGCGGGATTTAAAGCTCCCAATCCCACCACCGGTTCCACTTTCCGGACTGGAAACGTTTGAATTTCCAACTGGCGTTGTAGGACAGGAAGGAAAGAGATGAAACTGTCCTGGGAAACCGCGTGCAGCTGGATTGCGGGTGACCCTGGAAAGTCCTGGCCCAGAATATACACAGACCAAGAATACACCCACCTGGCAGATTGTCCAGTGAATAGAAACACGGCGGCGCATCCCGATTCCCCGCATCGAAGCAGCAGCCTCTCTGCACACACTCAATGGCTTCAATTCCCGGAAATCCGCAGTCTTTGCGGTTTTTAGGAGACAACCAACATTTATCGGCGGGGAAAAGAAGAGAGGGCGGCTGAGCTGAACAGATTACAACAAATAACAAAACAAGAATCCCCAACCCCTCCATTATAACAAGCAAACTCTGCGAAGTAACTGATGATGGAAAACCGACTTCCCCTTTTTATAGCAGCGCTGTTTAACCCGCAGTAACGGAATGTCCCAATCAGGCTGAGGCAGAGTCCGTGGCCCACGAGCTCCCGAACATCAACCCGCATTCGCACGGCTCACACGGATGGGCCTGTTTTTAATGGCagaataaaggtgagactgggtcCAACGACACCTCGATTTCTTCATCACAACCAAACCGCAttatttgttcttttttttgcttttttagtcACCTTTATTTTTTAGACCCAACGTCACCTTTAATAGTTTATTAAAAATAGGCCCCATCTCCGTGTGACCGGTGGGAATGCGggttttttaaaactaatttatAAACAGAGTGAAATCAATATGTCATTGTCCAGATACGGTACGGTagcagagtggttatgttactgaaataGTAATCCAGCAGGCCTGGCTGAATAATCTccaagtca
Proteins encoded:
- the LOC137335985 gene encoding zona pellucida sperm-binding protein 4-like; this translates as MEGLGILVLLFVVICSAQPPSLLFPADKCWLSPKNRKDCGFPGIEAIECVQRGCCFDAGNRDAPPCFYSLDNLPVCTKDGRVLIAISKDLTLPPVNLTTLHLKDGDGAECSPTVASADTVLFQFAVTECGATQRLDGVNILYETDVLGEFEILDGALGSVTRDSPFRLHVQCSYKGSQESDLLVKPRVYTLSPPLPATEAGILLLELRLARDGGYRSWYVASDYPIPSVLRDPVFVEVRVLNRNDPSLVLVLNDCWATPTPEPYSGLRWDLLVGRCPFAGDNYKTRLIPVNAASHLRFPTHHNRFVVSTFAFWDRVSGRALTGEVYFHCSAEVCYPFTRENCTAPCSSKRRRSADDRSGVLVTANGPILFLEGEARLAARIHQDEKDAAVDSPSRVPGLAIGVALLSLALLVGTVAMWKMEPGRRVGSECSSMEL